From Bradyrhizobium erythrophlei:
TCGAGATGGCTGCGTCCGCTGATCCTGTGCGGCCAGCATTCGCTGCCGATCTTCTGCCTCAGCGTCTTCCTGTCGTTCGGGGCGCACTGGATCCTGATGCAATATACGCGCGGCGTCTGGGAGCAGCTCGCCGTCAGCGCCGGCGGCATCCTGATCATGATCGCGGTCGCATGGGGTCTCGACCGGGCCGCGAAGGTCCCGGTTCTGTTCGTCGAGACCGCGGAGGCCGACGGCACCGGCGTGGCGATGGAGCCCGCGAAAGCCGAACCGGCGGTGGCTTGAACGAGGCCGCGAGCCGGACGGCCGGCATCAACAACGCATTCGCCGCCGCGCATTGCAAAGCCCGTGCGGCGATTGCATACTTGATCGCATCGAATATGTGACTTGACTTTAAGGACCTAAGAAATGGCGGAAGCCGATCTGGACGTCGTTATTCGGCAGCTTGCCAAACAACAGCACAAGGGCCTGATGGCCGCCGCGAAAAGCCGGCGCGATCGCTTTGCCGGCCTCGCCGCCAAGGCCAGGGACAAGCAGGCGAAGGATCGCTACAAGCAGATCGCCAGAAATACCATGGAGCAGGCGAGCTTTGCCGCCAAGCGGCTGCAGATTTCCGCCGACAACGCCGCCGACAGCTATGCCAGGTCGATGCGAAACGCCGCGGCCGACCTCGCCGCCAGGCAGGCGAGCGAGAAGGCGGCCGAAAAGCCGGTCAAGAAGGCTGCCAAGAAGAAAAACTCCTGATCGCCTGGCCGACCTGATCGCCTGGCCGAGAGGTCCGCGGCTAACAGGGAACGTTGGGCCGGCTTGCGCATTTGCTCCCTTGCGAAACGAGGGAGTGCGGATCCGTGAAGCGGACCTTCTTGACCGTTCTCGCCTTCATCGGCGTGCTCGCCTTCCTGGTGCTCTTCATCGCGGACCGGGAGATGCAGTCCGGCATCGATAGGCTTTCACGCTACCGGTTCTCGCCGCGCCCCGCGCTCGATGCGGGCGAAGGCCTGCAACTCGTGAGCAGGCCCACTCGGTCTGGCCTGCCGCCGAAGGCGGGCGATGCAGCTCTCGAACAACAGGCTTCGGAACAATAATAAAGGGCCGCCGGGAGTATGTTCCGACGGCCCACCGGGCTCAAAATTGATTGGGAATGGCAACGGCGCTCCAGCCCCGGTCTAGGAGGAAACTAACCGGTAGATGCCGCAATTGTGGAGTCGAAAATGCTGTTCCGCAGTGCGGAACAAGACAGTTGTTGCAGCAACGCCACGAAATGCGTCACAAATCGGTCAGGGAAGCTTCCTCTTATCGCACGTGACGGGCGGATCAAGCTTCAGCTTTCGCGAAACGGTCGGGAGGCCTCATGCGCATCACCTTAGCCCTCGCGTCCCTGCTCGTGCTTGTTGCCACCGCGAGCAGCCAGGCGGAGGACAACAGGGCCTGCATCCTGAAGGCCACCGAAGCGCTGCCCCGCATCGCCGGCCTCGCCGTCACGAAGACCCGGACCCGTCCCGTTCCAGCGGAAATCATGGCGACGTGGCGGGGCCAGACGCGGCCGATCATGGTGGATGTCGATATCGTCGCGGCGGGCGCGGCGGAGACTTATTCCTACATCTGCGTGCTGACCAACAAGACCGCGTTCGTGCGCCGGGTGATGAGCTAGCGGACCCGCCGGCGCGCCTCGGCAGGATTCTTGGCAGGACATGACGCCGGGCGTCGAATGATGCTAGGACAGCCCCGTCTCTGGCGAATTGGCCCATCCCCGGTAACCCCATGCGAAGATTTTCGACGACACGATTGATTCTCGGTGCGGCCCTTCTGGCGCTGCTGGCCCTGATGCTGGTGTGGGGCCCTCGACCGGCACCCGCGCAGCCCATGCCGGCGCCGGCCCGGCCCATCGCCGCCCCCTCGCCCCGCGCCGCGGCCTGCCACAACGGCCTGTCGTTCGACCGCTTCCTCGGCGAGCTCAAACAACAGGCGGCCGCCGCCGGCGTGTCGCAACGCACGCTGGCCGAGGCCTCGCCCTACCTCGTCTACGACCAGGGCATCGTCAACCGCGACCGCGGCCAGCGCGTGTTCGGCCAGGTGTTCACCGAATTCGCCGGCCGTATGGCCGCGACCTACCGGATGCAGCAGGGCCAGGCCAAGATCAAAGCGTACGCGGCAGCGTTCGCGCGCGCCGAGAAGGAGTATGGCGTGCCGCCGGCGGTGATCGCCGCGTTCTGGGGGCTCGAAAGCGATTTCGGTGCCAACATGGGCAATCTGCCGACACTGCGCTCGCTGGTGTCGCTGGCCTATGACTGCCGCCGCTCCGAGCGGTTCGCGGGCGAGACCATCGCCGCGCTCAAAATCATCGACCGCGGCGACCTCACGCCGGACGAGATGGTCGGCTCCTGGGCGGGCGAACTCGGCCAGACGCAATTCCTGCCGACGCATTATTTCACCTACGCCGTCGATTACGACGGCGACGGCCGCCGCGATCTCCTGCGCAGCCCGGCCGACGTGATCGGCTCGACCGCGAACTACATCGCGACCGGATTGAAATGGCGGCGCGGCGAACCCTGGCTGCAGGAAGTGCGCGTGCCCAACGCTCCTAGTTTTCCCTGGGACCAGGCCGATCTCACCATTCAATTGCCGCGGTCGAAATGGGCGCAGCTCGGCGTCACCTTCGCCGACGGCAAGGCGCTGCCGAACGATGAGTTGCCGGCCTCGCTGCTGTTGCCGATGGGCCGCATGGGGCCGGCGTTTCTCGCTTACGCGAATTTCGCCGCCTACACCGAATGGAACAATTCGCTGATCTATTCGACCACCGCAGGCTATCTCGCCACCCGCATCGCGGGTGCTGCGCCGATGCATCGTCCCGCAGCTCCCGTCGCGCAGCTGCCGTTCAACGAGCTGCGCGAGCTGCAGCAATTGTTGGTGCGCGCGGGTTTCAATGTCGGCAAGGTCGATGGTGTGATGGGCCAGCAGAGCCGCAGCGCGGTCAAGGCGATGCAGATCAAATACGGCCTGCCGGCGGATTCCTGGCCCACCGCCGAATTGCTGGCACGCATGCGCGGTCTCCGCGCGCCGGTCCCAGTGGCGGCGGGAGCCGCGGCGGTGCGGTAGATTTTATCCTCCGTCATTGCCTGCGACAAACGCGAAGCGTTTGCGCAAGGGAGCGAAGCGACGAAGCAATCCAGCTTTCTTTCTTGCTGTTCTATGGATTGCTTCGCTTCGGTCGCAATGACGGGTAATGCAGAGCCTGAAACGAAATCTTCCACAAAGAAAGAACCTCCCATGTCCTTCTACGACGCGACCGTGCCGGCCTTCCTGCAAATCCTCGGCAGCCTCACCGGGCTTCTCACCAAGGCCGAGGCGCACTGCAAGGCCAAGAACATCCAGCCCGAGATATTGCTCTCCGCGCGGCTCTATCCGGACATGCTGCCGCTCAGCCGCCAGATCCAGCTCGCCTGCGATTTCGCGGGAAAAAGCTGCGCGCGGCTGACGCACAGCGAAGTGCCGGTCACTGCCGACACCGAAAAGACCTTCGATGAGCTGAAGCAGCGGCTCGCCAAGACCATCGATTATCTCAAGACGTTCAAGCCGGCGCAGTTCGAGGGCGCGGATGCGCGCGACGTGACCTTTCCGGTGGGACCGACCAACATGACGCTGAAGGGCCAGCAATTCGCCAGCGCCGTTGCCTTCCCGAATTTCTACTTCCACGCCGCCATCGCCCACGGCCTCCTGCGCCACAACGGCGTGGAAGTCGGCAAACGGGATTTCCTCGGGCTGAGCTAGGCCGTAAATTCGGACATCTCGGCACAACGCGGGTTTTGATCAAGTCGAAGAACCGCTCCAGGAGGTCGCGACGATCGCAATAGCAGTCGGGGCTTGCTCTGGCCGGCAACCCCGATCATGCAATTGCTCAGGAACCGAGAGGCGCAAGCGCGTTGCGCAGTGGCGCACTGGAGATTTGCATCAGCCCCGCAAACGGCTGACCCAGCTCCAGGATCAGATAAATCGCCCCTGCCGCCGACAGCGCAAAGATGAGCAGAGAGCCGATAACGATTGCGTTGGGTCGGGCAAACAGGCTGAAGCTTGCAAAGATGATGGTGAGCCAGAAAATCAGCACCACCAGGAAGGGCATGGGGATTGAACTATCTGTCTGCGCGAACAGCAGCAGGCGCGTTTGCGCAATGTCGGTACTGACCTGTATCGCTCGGGCTTGCAGGGAGCGTTGGGAATCGTTCTGTGGCGAAAGTTCCTGAAGTTTCGCATAGAATGCTTCACTTGCGTCGCTCGCCTGGAACGGGGCCGCCTTGGCAGCATCGGAACTGTTCTCACGCCACATTCGATCGGCCAAAATAGCGGTGCCACGCCGCAACAGTTTGCGAGTAGCGCCCGTCTCTGGTCCGTACTGCCCCAGGAGATTGTCGAGCAGGACAATATTGGCTGTCATCTGCTTGATTTCAGTGCTCTGCGTGTCGTACGAACTCTTCGCGGATGCGATCAGCAGGCCGAGGACAAGCGCGGCTATCGTCCCGATGAGGCCCGTGCCCAGCCTGACCACATCCTTCGCATCCGTGCTCAGATGATGCTCTGCCAAGGTGTTGCGGAGGAACATACCGAGCAAGACGCCGCCTGAGATGCATATAAACGTGATGCAAGATAACGCGATTGCGCTCATGATTCGTCACTCTTGGGAGGCCACGGGGACTTCACATCGCACTACCTTATTGAAGAGACGGTTTCCCACCCGACGTTCTCCAGTCAGCCGCTATCGCAAAACCGCTGTATACGTTCGACGGAGTGCGGCCGCAGACGCTCTGCCGCGCATTATTGGCGCGGCATGTTTTGAGCTGATGCGTCACGGGATTGTCAGTACACCCGGCGCCGAACAGCCACCCCCCGCGGCGCCCGAACAACACCGACAGCAGGACGGACAACAGGCCGTGCGACGACAGCGGCCCCGCCGGCGGCGACGCAGCCTGCACGAACCACGCCGCGTGCGCAGACGACCGCGCTTGCCTCCATGGTGCTCAAGGCGAGGAAGCTTCCGGCCAACAACACAGGAATCATCAGATGTTTCATGACAGCTCTCCTTGGGTGGTAAAGCGAACATTCCGTCAATCGCGCTTCTGCGTCGTTTGGCGCTCAATGCTGTGTTGCTCAGGCCGCGGAAGCAACGACCGGTTTTTTTGCAAGCGCCGCTCGTCGATCGTGAATCAGGTTCTCCAACCGGTGTGCTGCCACGTTCAATGTAACGGCATCCACCGCGTTCTCGTCGCCGCGGGCAGATTTGGCACGTTCGGCTTTGAGAATGTTATCGATCTCCTCTTCGATCGCCGACAGCTCGGCGTCTGTGCCGACGTTCCGGATCCGGCGCGCCAAGGCATAGAGACTATCCAAAGGGCCTTCCGGAATGGCGGGCCCGCCGATGCCCAGAAACTTCCACGCCGCGGCAAGCATGGTGGCAACGCCACCCAGCACCATCGGCGTCAGATAGATCCAGTTGCCGTATTCATCCATAAAACTCTGCGTGGTGCTGTTGTAAACGGCTGCCGCTCCAGGGTGCAGCGGAAGGTAGGCATCCTGGTCGGTACTGGGCGCGGTGATCTGCGCGAAAATCGGCTGCTCGCGCAGAAGATCCCTGCGCACCCTCATGATCGCCTGCGTGAGGCGGGTCACCAGATCAGTGCCGAGCTTCTTCTGCGCAACCAGGTATAGTGAGGTCCGCAAGGTGGTCAGGTCATCCTCCGGAACCGGCGGCGATCCCCGCAGCGTGCCCTTCGGGACGTCGAAACTTTCAAAGGCACGTTCGGTCTCCGCAATTGCTCCGGCGGACCCGATGGGGATCAGTACCGGCGCCTTTTTGTGGTCCAGCTGAAAAAATCCGCGAACGAGCGATAGATACTTTTCGGCCAGCGGGATCGCGACAAGCAGGGCACTGACCTGTTTTGACTGAATGGCTTGCCGGACATCCGTCAAAGCAAGGTTCTTGAATACAACCTTTGCGTTCGCCAGATCATATTCCGTGGTCAACACATTGACAATTTTGGCGTTCGCTGCTCCGCCGACCACGCCGATCGCATGTCCCTTCAGGCCGTCGATGCTGTCGATGGAGGATCCGGGCGGCGCAATGATCAGCACGACCACATGGCTGACGACAACAACGGCTTGCGCCTGCGACAAGTCGCCGACATCGCCGCGAACCACGGCGAGATCGACTTTACCGGCAGAAAACGCATTAGCGGCCTCAAGAGCCGTCCCGCTGTCGATAACCTTAAGCCTTACAGAAGCGTTCGTCGAAACGAGCTCGCTTGCTATCGCCGACATTGCCTTGGCAGCCTCACCGTCAATGGAGCCGACCGCCACGGTCAGCGTTGCCGGGCGTGTGTAGTACCGATAGGCAAGGAGACCGGCGCCTGCGGCAAAAACGGCCACACCTATAAGCAGGACAAAGCGAAGCCAGAGCGGCAAATTCTGTGAAGCCATGTCCGTCACTCCAAACGCTCGGGGCCGATACCAGATTCGGTCAATGACTCCGAAAGATGGCCGGTGCGTGAGGCCGAGCTTCGTTGGCCGCCTCCGCCGTTCACACGTTACGCTGCCCTCTTGACCTCAGGCTGTCTATGCAATTTCGGCCAATTCGCTCAGATGACGAATACACAGGCCAGCATTGGGATGGAATGGTCACAGTAGGAACGGCCGTTTCCAGCCGCCCCCTTTCCGGTGGGACCGACCAACAGACGCTGAAGGGCCAGCAATTCGCCAGCGCGTTTGCCTTTCCCAACTTCTACTTCCACGCCGCCACCGCCCACGGCATCCAGCGTCACAACGGCGTGGAAGTGGGAAAACGGGATTTTCTCGGGGTGAGCTGAGATCGCCGACCCTCATGGTGAGGAGGCGCGTTAGCGCCGTCTCGAACCATGAGGCCACGGGCCTCACCTCATCCTTCGAGACGCGGCCAACGGGTCCGCGCAAAGCGCGGCCCGATGATAAACTCCGTCGCCGCTCCCCAGGATGAGGAGAGAGACCGAAAGATTTCGAGGAACAGCCGCCGACGGACGCCAACAGTGCCGTTCAGTCGCCAGAACACCGGTCGGAAGGACGCCGATGCTGCAGCGTTCCTGATTTCGAATAAATCTTGCCGCGTCAATACGCGAACACCGCTTATCGACGCTGGTCCCCTGGCCGGGATCGTGCGGGGCTAGACTGCGCTTTTCGAATGGCTGGCGACTTGCCGGGGCCGTTTGCAGTGCACACTTGTTTTATGACTTGTCGTTGCCCCTTCGCTCTGACCTGTCCCGCCTCCTCTGCCGTCCCCAACCCCGAGAGCCAAAAAAATGAGCACGTCGTCCAAACTCTTCGAGCCCTACAAACTTGGCCCGATCACGCTTTCCAACCGAATTGTGATGGCGCCGCTGACGCGCAACCGCGCGGTCGCAGGCCTGGTGCCGAACCCGCTGGCGGTTGACTACTACGGGCAGCGCGCGTCCGCGGGACTTCTGGTCACCGAAGCGAGCCAGATCTCGCAGCAAGGCCAGGGCTATCAGGACACGCCCGGCATCTACTCCAGGGAACAGGTCGCCGGCTGGCGCAAGGTGACGAACCGCGTGCACGAGCGCGGCGGCCGCATCTTCATCCAGCTCTGGCATGTCGGCCGCATCTCCCACACTTCGCTGCAGGCGAAGGGCGGTGCACCGGTGGCGCCATCGGCGATCCCCGCCAAGGGCAAGACCTTCGTCAATGGCACCTTTGCCGATGTATCGGCGCCGCGCGCGCTGACGCTGGAGGAAATTCCGGGGATCATCGAGGGCTTTAGGCGCGGCGCCGCGAACGCGCTGGAAGCGGGTTTCGACGGCGTCGAAATCCATGGCGCCAACGGCTATCTGCTCGACCAGTTCGCCAAGGACGGCGCCAACAAGCGCACCGATGCCTATGGCGGATCGATCGAGAACCGCGCCAAGCTGATGCTGGAAGTCTCCAAGGCGGTGGCCGCCGAAGCCGGCGCCGAGCGCACCGGCATCCGCATCTCGCCGGTGACGCCGGCCAACGACATCTCCGATTCCAATCCGCAGCCGCTGTTCGACTACATCGTCGATCATCTCAGCGCGCTGAAGCTCGTTTATCTCCACGTCATCGAGGGCGCCACCGGCGGCCCGCGCGACATCGCCCTTTTCGACTACGCTTCCTTGCGCAAGCGTTTTGCGGGCGCCTACATGGCCAACAACGGCTATGACCTCGAACTCGCCAACAAGGTGCTGGCGGCCGGTGAAGCCGACCTGATCGCGTTCGGAAAACTGTTCATTTCGAATCCCGATTTGGTCGAACGCCTCAAGCACGGCGCACCGCTGAACGCGCCCGACAAGGCGACGTTCTATGGCGGCGGCGCCAAGGGATATACGGATTATCCGACGCTGAGCGCGGCGCTGGATCCGGCGGAGTAAGGATTCATCCTTAGCCGTCGTTGCAAAGGCCGGGATTGCTCCCGGCCTTTTTTCTTTCGTCATGCCCCGCGGAGGCGGGGCATCCAGTATTCGCCAGCGCCAGAGATAGATGCGAGAAGCCGCGGCGTACTGGATCG
This genomic window contains:
- a CDS encoding lytic murein transglycosylase, encoding MLVWGPRPAPAQPMPAPARPIAAPSPRAAACHNGLSFDRFLGELKQQAAAAGVSQRTLAEASPYLVYDQGIVNRDRGQRVFGQVFTEFAGRMAATYRMQQGQAKIKAYAAAFARAEKEYGVPPAVIAAFWGLESDFGANMGNLPTLRSLVSLAYDCRRSERFAGETIAALKIIDRGDLTPDEMVGSWAGELGQTQFLPTHYFTYAVDYDGDGRRDLLRSPADVIGSTANYIATGLKWRRGEPWLQEVRVPNAPSFPWDQADLTIQLPRSKWAQLGVTFADGKALPNDELPASLLLPMGRMGPAFLAYANFAAYTEWNNSLIYSTTAGYLATRIAGAAPMHRPAAPVAQLPFNELRELQQLLVRAGFNVGKVDGVMGQQSRSAVKAMQIKYGLPADSWPTAELLARMRGLRAPVPVAAGAAAVR
- a CDS encoding DUF1993 domain-containing protein — encoded protein: MSFYDATVPAFLQILGSLTGLLTKAEAHCKAKNIQPEILLSARLYPDMLPLSRQIQLACDFAGKSCARLTHSEVPVTADTEKTFDELKQRLAKTIDYLKTFKPAQFEGADARDVTFPVGPTNMTLKGQQFASAVAFPNFYFHAAIAHGLLRHNGVEVGKRDFLGLS
- a CDS encoding DUF4239 domain-containing protein; this encodes MSAIALSCITFICISGGVLLGMFLRNTLAEHHLSTDAKDVVRLGTGLIGTIAALVLGLLIASAKSSYDTQSTEIKQMTANIVLLDNLLGQYGPETGATRKLLRRGTAILADRMWRENSSDAAKAAPFQASDASEAFYAKLQELSPQNDSQRSLQARAIQVSTDIAQTRLLLFAQTDSSIPMPFLVVLIFWLTIIFASFSLFARPNAIVIGSLLIFALSAAGAIYLILELGQPFAGLMQISSAPLRNALAPLGS
- a CDS encoding TAXI family TRAP transporter solute-binding subunit, with the translated sequence MASQNLPLWLRFVLLIGVAVFAAGAGLLAYRYYTRPATLTVAVGSIDGEAAKAMSAIASELVSTNASVRLKVIDSGTALEAANAFSAGKVDLAVVRGDVGDLSQAQAVVVVSHVVVLIIAPPGSSIDSIDGLKGHAIGVVGGAANAKIVNVLTTEYDLANAKVVFKNLALTDVRQAIQSKQVSALLVAIPLAEKYLSLVRGFFQLDHKKAPVLIPIGSAGAIAETERAFESFDVPKGTLRGSPPVPEDDLTTLRTSLYLVAQKKLGTDLVTRLTQAIMRVRRDLLREQPIFAQITAPSTDQDAYLPLHPGAAAVYNSTTQSFMDEYGNWIYLTPMVLGGVATMLAAAWKFLGIGGPAIPEGPLDSLYALARRIRNVGTDAELSAIEEEIDNILKAERAKSARGDENAVDAVTLNVAAHRLENLIHDRRAALAKKPVVASAA
- a CDS encoding alkene reductase, with the protein product MSTSSKLFEPYKLGPITLSNRIVMAPLTRNRAVAGLVPNPLAVDYYGQRASAGLLVTEASQISQQGQGYQDTPGIYSREQVAGWRKVTNRVHERGGRIFIQLWHVGRISHTSLQAKGGAPVAPSAIPAKGKTFVNGTFADVSAPRALTLEEIPGIIEGFRRGAANALEAGFDGVEIHGANGYLLDQFAKDGANKRTDAYGGSIENRAKLMLEVSKAVAAEAGAERTGIRISPVTPANDISDSNPQPLFDYIVDHLSALKLVYLHVIEGATGGPRDIALFDYASLRKRFAGAYMANNGYDLELANKVLAAGEADLIAFGKLFISNPDLVERLKHGAPLNAPDKATFYGGGAKGYTDYPTLSAALDPAE